tgcaaaatACGTTTATTGATGATAACTTTATATAATTTACTCCCTATATTTGATGTTACAAACTTTAGGGTCTTTGAGATAGGCAGGATCCTTGTAGGTAACTGGCATAAACCCCAATATTTGAGCTCTCTTAATtgcttttgtgatttctttttgtttcttcccaCAAAGACCTGTTATGTGCCTTCCATAAATGCATCCAGTAAATGGAGAAATAAACTGGGATAAAAGCTGTACATTCTTATAATCTACACGTTTTTCACACAAGATACATTTTTTCAGAGGCTCCTTATAAGGATTTTCCATTGGAATAGGCAGGTCCTCACTGCTGGTTACCTGTTTATATTGTGAACAACTTCTCCACAGCACTGCACGAGTCCCGGGATTTGTGAGGCAGACAAAAGCCGTTGGGAAACGCGTAAACTTTCTCTTCCCTAGCCCACCGAAAAGAGCTACCACGGCAGCCATAGTTCCTTGCtcctaattctgtcatttttatagTTATCGTGAATGGGATTTCCTGTTGGACAGAAAACATAGACTCTGCAGGTGAATTAGTCTCTTTGTGCATTTAAGGTGGGCCACAATGAGTGAGAGAGCTGCCCCCTCATCTCTCCTTGTTGGAGTAAAacgttttaaaaaaagaaaaaggtgacCAGGTGGGGGCATgtatcccactcctgggcatgtgtcTGGAGAAACTCATAACTCGAAAAGAGACATGCACTTCTGCGTTCATTGCAGCACGTCCATTGTATGCCTTGGCTGAACTGTGGGCATTTTTCGCATACAGagtccattgttgttgttgctcagtcgctcagtcgtgtccgactctttgcaaccctatggactgcagcatgccgggcttccctgtccttcaccatctcccggagcttgctcaaactcgtgtccatcgagtcagtgatgccatccagccatctcgtcctctgttgtccccttctcctcctgacttcaatctttctttttctcagcctTGGAGACTTTTATCCTCTTGCATGACCCATTTAGTGCTCCATAATACTAAGGCAATCTCATGTGTGTCTCAGGGACTCTTTTTCTGTGTAAGTACCTTTCTGCCTCTTGGAACTTTGCGCTAGAAATGCCACTCAACTCAATCCTGACAGActctgatctctgcttcctcaatTCAGTGAGCCTATGGTCTTCTCAAGTTTCTCCTGCCTGAATGCTGCCCCAAAAAATGCCTCCAGGCAGAAAACCAGAGTGACTTGTAGAGCttactgctttgtttttcttttcactagCTTATTATTCCTGTATTGATTTTCATCCAAGGTCTCAGAGTGGTTTTCTAGTTTATGACAGCAAGCCTGGTGCTGGTTATTTCTAGCACGTCTCGAGTGAAACGTCCCTTTTGAAAAGATACAATGCTCAGTGGTgaccaaaatgggaaggaaatccaaaagaaaagagacatatgtatacgtataaccgactcaccttgctgtacagtagaaactaacacaacattagaaagcaactatactccaataaaatttttttaaaaatataaagataagtcATACGATTGCTTAACTAAGGATACAGCAGATACAGTCAAATTGTAACTGCTTGTGCCTTTTCCAGTTGTGCCATAGAATTAGAGTTGGTTTTATCCTACAATTTTCTGTAACCACAAATAGAGCCACAATAAATcctcttttccattaaaaattccCTGAATTGTGGAGAGAGAAGCTAGGTCTAGAtactttaatgaaaattaaagatatttaatCTATTGGAACTTTGCATTTAGAGTATGCTTTTTACACTATTAAGCAATTCTATTCTGTCAAAATGTGAAATTCTCACTAAGAATAGATTTGCTTTCTTTTATAACAGACAAAGGAGTGTCTGATCACTAACATACAATGATAAATGACagtctttcttctctgtctttgccttttctctttgcatttgattaatcttttataaatattttgaggTACCTCTCAAGTCCGTTTCTCCGGGGAGTCTTTCCCCAGTTATTTCATCCCTATTTAAGTTATGATAAAACTGAACAGCTGCCAGAAAACAGACCATGGGACACAGTGCCTTGAAGGATTTGGAGGTTTCTCTCTCAGCTGCCGGTTTCAAGGTAAGCAAAGCAGATCCTTCCAGCTACCTCTCCAGTTACGATGCTGTCAGTCACCCACACAGAGGCCTACCCTCTATGGCCAGAGCTGGATTTCTGCCACTTTTTGTCCCAGAACAGCGAGTTGTAGGGGAGAGCAGATGGTAGAAGAGAGCACATCCATATGGCTTACATCCAAAACTCACACATCACTGATGAGAACTGAGTCTTATGGCCACACCTAATCACATGGAATCACAGGTTAAAACACACAGTCTAGCTGGAGAGCTGTGGCCGAAGTATATTAACATAGAAGAAGGGGAGAGTGTCGTTTGGTAGGCATTTTGCAgtcatctcatttcattcttcatTTCAGACCTATCAGAGCAGCATCACTGTGAATCAGATGAGTCAGAGCAGATGTTCAAAGTAGGAGGGTCCATTTAACAAGGTTTTTAGTCAAATAAAGATTAGTAATTCTGACGCTTGCTTGGTGGTTTTCATCACTCCTTTATGTGAAATTGCATGTTCTTTGTCTACCGAGGAGACTCCCTCCAGCCCAGTTTCCATTTGGACAATACAGGCGTGCAATGCTATTCATTCACAGATAGGTTTGGGGGACAGACAGACCTGACTTTGGGTGAATTATTTCTCTTAGCCTCAGTTTTTTAGACTAGAACAATAACTGTATTTCAGATTATGGtaacaataaaatgagatatcATTCATAAATACTTAACAGAGTACTTGAGCATAGAGTTGGACTGCAGTAAATcgcacttaaaatatatatatatttctttatttcttcccttatttatttatttttttggccgcGTTGGGTctcattgctgcacatgggctctcTGTAGTTGCAAGGAGGAGGGAccgctctctagctgtggtgtgcaggcttctcactgtggtggcttctcttgttgagcagCACAGGCTCCATGTGAGTGGGCTCAGTACTTTCAGCTCACTGGCTCAGTTTcccctgcatgtgggatcttccctgggcAAGGGATCGAACTGATGTCCCTTGTGCAAGGagaattcttaactactggaccaccagggaagccctaaattgcACTTTtgataagtttcttttttttttttgagaagtaaattaaattttttttaaattatcaaagtATGATAACagatttacaggagacttggaaaatacagaacaaggttacatatgGTCCCACTAAATATTACAATtactttttaagtagataaattatgatttttagtttgagtttcagtttcaaacTTGAAAAGTAAATATTGTTTGGGAGGGACACACAAACTAATGTCATATAGTAGTAAGAGCACCTGCCTAGAAAACTCCTTATTAATCTGAATTCTTCCTCACCTTGCTGAATggccttgaacaagttacttagtCTACCTgggactgaaaaaaataataatcatgaaTTACTTATGAGAGTTTACTGCCCCAAGCACTGTACATTCATTTTGATATAAATTCATTTCAGTTATGCCATCAAGGCTAAAAGAATTTAAGCAAATTGTCTAAGGTTCCTCAGCAATGGAGCAGTGGTTTTAACCcaaatctgctttactcaaaacAATTTTTCACTCTTCGTCAAATCGATAAGTCAGACAAGATTCTCTTTCGGGTTACATAAAGCTCTAAAATTCAATGACTTTATGAATCTGAGTCAAGGAAAGATGAAAACAGAAGATGGTTGCCTGGAAAACACCACAATGGAAGCGCTTTTTTTGAATAAGGCAATACACTGGCAGCTCCAATGTGCCTTTTAGCGCTTTTGAAGACATACAAGGTCTAAAATGACGTATTTGAAAAGATCTGCTTCTCTTACACTCATGAGTCAGGACACTGGAAGGCAAGGAAAAACTCATGGAAGGTCCATGATTGGGGAATTTCCCCTAACAGAATGCATCCATGTATCATCTCCCCAGCCTCCTAGGGTGGAACCCCTTACATCTATCATTTACTGCTTCTCATTGTTTACTTGCCCATCATCTGTCTCCTTTATTATATTCCTTTCCCCCTGAAAGgtccaagatttattttttattaaaaaaaaaatctattgattTCTTTAATGACTGCATCACGTCTTAGTCCCGGCACACGGACTCTCTAGttctggcacatgggctcaggagtCGTGGTCCGCAGGCTTAGTACCCCCAAGCCATGTGtgatcttagatccctgaccaggaatcaaacccaagttccttgcattgcaaggcagattcttaagcactggaccaccagggaaattccaagGCTCATGTTTTAAAACATCTTCCCCAAGCCCCGGGTTGCTGTTTCCCCCTGTGAGTTGATGTTTTCAAGCATTTTCCAATGCTGTGGTCCACTTTGGAAAACCTTGCTGTCCACTGACTTTCTTGGCATTGCCACTCATTTCTGAGTTATagcctttggttttattttaaggTGCAATTTAGTAAACATTTCACTATAGAAACTTGTAGCAGGTCTTCAACAGTGCTAACTTTGTTCCAAATTcactcattttgtgtgtgtgcttagttgctcagtcatgtccaactctttgcgacctcatggactgtagctcgccaggctcctttagaccatggaattctgcaggcaagaatactggagtggatagccatttccttctctaggggatcttcccaccccagggatcaaacccgagtctcctgcattgcaggcagatgaccatctgagccatcaggaaacccACTTGTTTTACAAAGAGCAAACTGAAGCTCAGTTCATGCTCGGCAGAGACAGCCGGCTGTGCTATCATTTATTTCACACCCACATTTCCATGCACCAGAATGGGCTTTACCTCCTTCCCTTGTTTCATCCTCGTCAGATATTATCTAATTATCTGATCTCTGAGTTTGCCTTCTTTATCTCCATTATGAATCTACTTACTAtctttaaattcttatttctaAGCTACAAGGTTTTGGATTTCATTATTGTAAATCCAGCTGGTGCAAACCCAGGTTGGTTTAAACTCCATAGCAGCCGCattaaggaaaacaacagaaaacaggCAACAAGCTAGAGTTGTCATTCAGTCAGAATCCAAAGCATAAAATAAAGACAGAGCTAACGTGGGCTCCGGCTCTAAAGTAACTCATTTACTTAATtgttcaatatttcttttttggaaggagagggctgggctgggtcttttgTTGAGGCACGTagacttctctagttgtggcacgaaGGCTTAGTTATCCTATGGCATTTGAGGTCTTAGTTTCCCCTTTAGGaatcgaacctaagtctcctgctttgggaggcaATTCTTAATCCctgggatcaccagggaagtcccttaatttCAATATTTCTGATCCAGCCCCAGAGCCATGATGGTGGATGAGCATGTGTTGGCATGAACACCCAAGTGAATGTGTTCTATTTGAGAGCCACCATGCAGGAATCAGTGTGTAAGATCTTCAACATCTCAAAATTCACATGGCTCTTCCTTCATACCTCCCgaactgtgtctgtgtgtgtttgatgTTCCCACTAAATAAACCCCCCAAGGAGAAGGGGTGCTCTTGCCCCATGTACATTCAGTAAGCCACCATTCGGAGAGCCTCCTGATCAAGAACCTTCAACTCAAAGTTGAGTCTCAGGAGGGTGCACGCGGTGGGTGTGGAACACCACACATCAACAAGGGGACAACTCCGCTCTTCTGCCATAACACTAGAGCTTGATGTTTACCCTTAAGCCCTTCTGTTGAACAATGCTGCAAATTTCCATGGTGAAGAAATATGCACAGTGTCTTCTTGTCTGTGAAACAGATTTACTTCTAGTACCTAAGGACGGGGGCTCCTACTCATGGTCGCCTCTGagccaaagattaaaataatggaGCAGCCATTTAAACACTGAGTGGTAAAATCTGTGTGTGAATGAAAGAAGTCAACAGGTAGGGAAACACAGCAAATATGAGCAGTGTTGCACCACAGGTAACTTTAATATACTAGCACAGCCTGGATTTTCCTTCACAGCCTGACGTTTTCAGGTAGGGAGCAAAGGATGAGAAAGAAACCTACCTGATGCCAGTTTCAATGTGTGCATGCGGTTTCTCTTTTCACACCACCCAGCAACTCTGACATAGCTAGGGGTCCTAGCATCCAACCCAActctgacactatctacctggAGACAGCATCAAAGTCCACGGTAAGGGCTTAGTCCTACAAGGCTGCCCTCCTCCCCTTAAGACATCAATCAGAAGCCCAGGTGGCCACTTGGCTATAGATTAGAGGTTCCCACAAACCTCTTTGTTTGGGttggattaatttgctagagcagctcacaaACTTAGAGAAGCATTTGGCTTACTAGATTATTGATTTATCATAAAAGGCTCAGGGACATCCAGATGGAAGGGATGCACAGAGCAAGTGacgtgtgtggtggtggtgggggcggaATGTAAAGCTTCCATGCCCTCTGGGCTCACCAGTCTCTCTGAATCTCCAagtgttcaccaacctggaagtgCTCCAAACTCAGTCCTTCAGAATTTTTATAGAGGCTTCACACATAGGCAcggttgattaaatcattggccgttgactgaactcaatctccagcccctctTTCCTCCCTGGAGGTCTAGGGTTGGGACTGGAAGTACCCACCTCTAATTGCCTGGctggttcccctggcaacctAAGGCTCCTTTCTTAGTCCCTGGAAAggctttccaaaagtcactttattaacataacaaaagacacatTTATTGTTCTCAGTGCTTAGGAAGTTCCAAGGATTTTAGAAGCTCTGTACCAGGAACAGAATAAAGACCAGGCCCacatttctttaccaactgagctgtcagagaAGCCCTAATCACAATATTACAAATATGTGCCACCTTGACCTCTGAAGTTGGGAGAGACTCAAACAGCCTAGCGgcagtttccttctctgctttGCTGTAGTGGATAAGACCCACTCGCCAAACAGCTCTGCTTATCAAGAGGACCAGGACAGTCCACGAGTGGCAGGTGTTAGTCTCCTGCCAGCCCATTAGTCAAACAATCCAGTCACGTCCTCCGGAAGGAACCAGATGGCGCCGGGATAGACCACCCTTGGCTCCTGGTGGATCCTGTTGATTCCCAGCGCGACCTCTGTGTGGCCCCACATGGTGATCAAAAGAGGGCGCCCACATGGCCACCTTCTTTGGCCGTCAGACGTCGTGCAGACCCGGGGTGATATACAACGGCTCTTTTGTCCTTGTTCTCAGCCAAAGAAAGAGGCAGCCGAGGAAGGACCTTTGAGAATTAGCGTCATTTCTTTCCTTGCCGCCTGCATTCATCATTTTCTGTGGTCTTTTGAGGTgcaaagacaaaaaaacaaaattttgaggTCCGTCTCTGTGCTGCTCTATGTGATTGATAGTTTTCATTATTCAAAGTGTTATCTTCTGTTCCAGTTATAGCCATTCTAGTGGCGACTCTTGTCTTCATCATTTTTTCTCAGTGGGGTAATCAAACCACCTTCACTGAGCTCACCTGGGATCTCTCATAAAATGTGAGTCCTGGAGACCTCACTGGACAGCACCTCTAAAAGTGAGTCCCAagggtttgtatttttttttttaagatacattgtaagtattattattatttttgctgtgggccattttttaagtcttcattgaattggTCAAGATATTGTTTCTGTAGTTCATGTTTTGGTTTTACGGCCAAGGGGCCATGTGGAaacttagctccctgaccagggatctaactcacacCAGCTGCataggaaggtgaagtcttaaccattggattgcCAGAGAAGTCCCGGGTTTGTATTTTTAACACGCTCCCTTGGTGATGTTGCAGCACTTCACCGTGGCTACTGACCTTAGCAGTTACATGAGTGGCACAGATCACTCGTACACCCAACACCTTAGAGTGAAACCCGGTCAGAGATCCTGGCTGCACTGAGACCCCAAGAGTAACAGCTCTGTGCCTTCAGCTCAGCCGCTATTTTAATGGggtctttgaagaaaagttatgaccaacctagacagcatattcaaaagcagagactttactttgtcgactaaggtccgtctagtcaaggctatggtttttccagtggtcatgtatggatgtgagagttggactctgaagaaggctgagcaccgaagaattgatgcttttgaactgtggtgttgaagactcttgcgagtcccttggactgcaaggagatgcaaccagtccattctgaaggagatcagccctgggatttctttggaaggaatgatgctaaagctgaaactccagtactttggccacctcatgcgaagagttgactcattggaaaagactttgatgctgggagggattgggggcaggaggagaaggggacgacagaggatgagatggctggatggcatcactgacttgatggacgtgaatctgaatgaactccgggagttggtgatggacaggaaggcctggggtgctgcagttcatggggttgcaaagaatcggacacgactgagtgactgaactgaactaaacttgtcTTTGAGCACTGGTCAAGAGATGGATCATCTGCTATCCTCCACTTCACAGATATAGCTGGAGAGACTAAAAATAGACCCCACCTGCACAGAACATCCAAATGGAGCTGCTTCTTTTATTCTCATGACAGGGACACTGCTCTAGAAACATTTGTTCTCAGTTACTCTTGCTAAGCAGTGGCACGTGGGTTCAGACAGCAGCATGACCTTTTTCATCTTATTAAAACACTaagtgagagaaaaaataaaaaacccttgCAATTTTAGTCAttatttgtaaattaattaaGGAAGTTATCAAATACTGTGTATATTTTGgcatatttaattttctattttcctggGGCATATTATTTACTAATCTAATGAGGTTAATGtttatcaataaaaattaactccTGTTGATCTTACAAATAACTTGACACAGAAACAGCTAAGTATGATCTTCATATACATCCAATTTTAAGTGTTCAGAAAATCATGTAAATCAGAGATTCTAAACCACATATGTATTAGAATCATCTAGAGAAGTAACAGAGTGCTTAAGAGTATTTTTAATTCCAGTTCTGGTTTTGAATCCAGATTCTGCAGTTATTACCATGGACccttgggaaagttatttaacctctctgtgcctcaacttCTCCacttgtaaaatgggcataagaaGAATATATACCCCATAGTGTTGGTCTAAGGATTAAATTGTTTAATACACATATAAAGTTTTGGAGAACTATCTAACAATACatattcaatatttattattcaaataaagattatcagactgaacttttaaaaaagtgaaaaatttcaTCCAAAATAGACTTTGGAAacctacattttaaataattatttctcacaattctggtcCCAGTGACTCACAGTTTAAGAGacagcaatcttttttttaaaaaaattaattaattaattatttattttactttacaatattgtatcggttttgccataccttgacatggatccgccatgggtgtacatgtgttccccatcctgaacccctctcccacctcccttcccatcctatccttctgggtcatcccagtgaaccagacctgagcaccctgtatcatgcatcgaacctggactgaggatttatttcacttatgataatttacatgtttcaatgccattctcccaaatcatcccaccctcactctctcccacaaagtccaaaagactgttctatacatctgtgtcccttttgctgtcacgcatacagggttattgttaccatctttctaaattccatatatatatgcgttagtatactgtattgatgtttttctttctggcttacttcactctgtataataggctccagtttcatccacctcattagaactgattcaaatgtattctttttaatggctgagtaataatccattgtgtatatgtaccacagctttcttatccattcgtctgctgatggacatctaggttgcttccatgtcctggctattctaaacaATGCTGCGATGGACACTGGGGTACACGGGAAGAGACAGCAATCTTAAACCAATGGTCTTCAGATGGATAAGTGAGCAAGTACATAAGGTGATTCACTGGGGTTTAGGAGGAAATCTTTGTATTCTGCTTCCACTtgccttctttaaaaataaattcttttgaaTACTATTTAAAATACCAGTTAAGACCAAGGCCCTCATTGGTCTTATATGGTTTAGATGCCacatagagggcaggaggagcctcTTATCATAAGGAATGGTGTGTCTTCAGTGAtgatttgatttcagtgttttgTGATGCATTGCAATTTAGGTTCACATTGGATGAAGTAACTTCATAGGTGacgtttcttaattttaaaattgatatatcctgggacttccttggaagtccagtggtcaaggctcaagcttccactgcagggggagctGGGTTGATCCCTAGCTGGGG
This portion of the Ovis canadensis isolate MfBH-ARS-UI-01 breed Bighorn chromosome 13, ARS-UI_OviCan_v2, whole genome shotgun sequence genome encodes:
- the LOC138929741 gene encoding small ribosomal subunit protein bS18m, whose protein sequence is MAAVVALFGGLGKRKFTRFPTAFVCLTNPGTRAVLWRSCSQYKQVTSSEDLPIPMENPYKEPLKKCILCEKRVDYKNVQLLSQFISPFTGCIYGRHITGLCGKKQKEITKAIKRAQILGFMPVTYKDPAYLKDPKVCNIKYRE